A segment of the Streptomyces sp. NBC_00597 genome:
CCGCACGATGAGCGCGCAGCAGTACGACGAAATCGGTGAGGCGTACGAGGGCTTCAAGGCACTGCCGCTGGAACAGTACGCGGTGGTGCCCGGCTTCCTGGCCCTGGTCGGGGACGTGACCGGCAGGTCGATCCTCGACCTGGCTTCCGGCACCGGCTTCTACAGCCGCGAGTTCAAGCGGCGCGGCGCCACGGACGTGCTCGGCATCGACATCTCCGGCGAGATGGTCTCCGTGGCGCAGGCGCTGGAGGAGCGCGAGCCGTTGGGGGTGCGCTACGAGGTGGGCGACGCGTCCGAACTCCGGTCCTTCGAGGAGCGGTTCGACATCGCCCTGGCGGTCCAGCTGCTCAACTACGCGCCGGACATCGCCACCACG
Coding sequences within it:
- a CDS encoding class I SAM-dependent methyltransferase, which translates into the protein MSAQQYDEIGEAYEGFKALPLEQYAVVPGFLALVGDVTGRSILDLASGTGFYSREFKRRGATDVLGIDISGEMVSVAQALEEREPLGVRYEVGDASELRSFEERFDIALAVQLLNYAPDIATTERMCRTIHRSLKPGGELFALNQSPDFGFDGPTPEKYGFLSELTGEEAETGPQVRTTALLDPPVSFIANRPRREVYEDSLRAAGFKDLTWVPIPVSEAGVHKFGAEFWADFHTNPPLEMLRCRA